Proteins from one Ramlibacter sp. PS4R-6 genomic window:
- a CDS encoding class I SAM-dependent methyltransferase: MSAQDVRYVYGEYAYSDVQSAQAHSYLLPALLKALEGAGPGPILDLGCGNGSIAHRLLALGFDVHGVDASASGVELARKQGSPERFHVMDLGRDDLPAAIAGKRFATVISTEVIEHLYDPRAMLRLAMRLLDHQPGSRLIVSTPYHGYLKNLAIALCGKMDKHLTVLWDGGHIKFFSRRTLEQMLQEEGFRPVGFQGAGRWPYLWKSMVITAEVA, from the coding sequence ATGAGCGCGCAGGACGTCCGCTACGTATATGGCGAGTATGCCTACTCGGATGTGCAGTCTGCCCAGGCTCATTCCTATCTCTTGCCGGCGCTGCTGAAGGCGCTCGAAGGTGCCGGGCCGGGCCCGATCCTTGATCTGGGCTGCGGCAACGGGTCGATCGCGCACCGCCTGCTTGCGCTTGGCTTCGATGTTCATGGCGTGGATGCTTCCGCGTCGGGCGTGGAATTGGCCCGCAAGCAGGGAAGCCCCGAGCGCTTCCACGTCATGGACTTGGGCCGTGACGACCTGCCGGCGGCGATCGCCGGCAAGCGGTTCGCCACGGTGATATCGACGGAAGTCATCGAACACCTCTATGACCCGCGTGCCATGTTGCGGTTGGCCATGCGGTTGCTAGATCACCAGCCTGGAAGCCGGCTGATCGTCTCCACCCCCTACCACGGTTACCTGAAGAACCTCGCCATCGCCCTGTGCGGGAAGATGGACAAACATCTCACCGTCCTTTGGGACGGGGGCCACATCAAGTTCTTTTCACGCCGGACATTGGAACAAATGCTGCAGGAGGAGGGGTTCCGCCCGGTCGGTTTCCAGGGCGCGGGCCGCTGGCCCTACTTGTGGAAGAGCATGGTCATCACGGCCGAAGTCGCCTGA
- a CDS encoding YdcF family protein, whose translation MTDRSSGPPPKIPVFHLAKLTAWLIAPLTWVIVLWVVCCAFLFARRVRAAATAGCLGLAVLWIASLPVVAHALAAHLEGQHPALTAAQTATADAIVVLGGAVSGAHPPVRPTLQLGSSSTRVWHAAQLYRAGKAPWVIVAGGNQPGRELEQIEAEAIVEVLAALGVPRHAIRAEKGSRNTWENAANSLGMVQSVPARRVLLVTSAMHMPRALATFRKAWAGTGIEIVPAATDVVRETSGTAPKLWIPDASALAFVTRALREYAGSLVISTM comes from the coding sequence ATGACTGATCGTAGCAGCGGCCCGCCCCCAAAAATACCTGTGTTCCATCTTGCGAAGCTCACCGCCTGGCTGATTGCCCCCCTGACGTGGGTCATCGTGCTGTGGGTCGTCTGCTGCGCCTTCTTGTTCGCGCGCAGGGTTCGCGCGGCAGCGACGGCGGGATGCCTCGGCCTGGCCGTCCTGTGGATCGCATCGCTTCCCGTGGTGGCACACGCGCTCGCCGCACATCTCGAGGGACAGCACCCCGCCCTGACGGCGGCGCAAACCGCCACAGCCGACGCCATCGTCGTTCTTGGGGGTGCCGTGTCCGGTGCCCACCCACCGGTGCGACCCACGCTGCAACTGGGGTCCTCTTCGACGCGCGTTTGGCATGCGGCGCAGTTGTACCGGGCTGGCAAGGCACCCTGGGTGATCGTCGCAGGCGGGAACCAGCCCGGGCGCGAACTGGAGCAGATCGAGGCCGAAGCGATCGTGGAGGTCCTGGCCGCCCTCGGCGTCCCCCGCCATGCCATCCGGGCCGAAAAAGGCAGCCGCAACACATGGGAAAACGCCGCCAACAGTCTGGGCATGGTGCAATCCGTCCCGGCCAGGAGGGTTTTGCTGGTCACCTCGGCCATGCACATGCCCCGCGCCCTGGCGACTTTCCGGAAGGCATGGGCGGGCACCGGAATCGAAATCGTCCCGGCGGCCACCGACGTGGTGCGCGAGACTTCGGGCACGGCCCCGAAACTGTGGATTCCTGACGCTTCCGCGCTCGCATTTGTAACAAGAGCACTAAGAGAGTACGCTGGATCCCTTGTTATCTCTACGATGTGA
- a CDS encoding glycosyltransferase family 2 protein has translation MITAVFNSAQTLEDSLCSVAGQTWPEVEHIVIDGGSTDGSLEIISRHQGAIAHTRSERDDGVYDALNKGIGSATGDVIGFMHADDTYASPTALERVAKAFEDPSVGAVYGDLVYVDKDDLSRVVRYWRAGPFRRRRLAHGWMPPHPTFYVRREHYQRLGGFDTRYRIAADYENVLRILWSGGVKPAYIPEVLVRMRTGGISNRSLPNIVRKSLEDFSAMRQNGIGALQGVLLKNVTKLPQLVRRGAQMSAATRSAA, from the coding sequence GTGATCACGGCGGTCTTTAATTCGGCGCAAACGCTGGAAGACTCGCTTTGCTCGGTCGCCGGCCAGACTTGGCCGGAGGTCGAGCACATCGTGATCGACGGTGGCTCCACCGACGGCAGCCTCGAAATCATTTCCCGCCACCAAGGCGCCATTGCCCACACGCGATCCGAGCGCGATGACGGCGTCTACGACGCCTTGAACAAGGGCATCGGCAGCGCCACCGGCGACGTGATCGGGTTCATGCACGCGGACGACACCTACGCGTCGCCCACGGCGCTGGAGCGCGTGGCCAAGGCTTTCGAAGACCCGTCCGTGGGCGCCGTCTATGGCGACTTGGTGTACGTCGACAAGGACGACCTGTCGCGGGTGGTGCGCTACTGGCGGGCTGGCCCTTTCCGGCGGCGCCGCCTGGCCCACGGCTGGATGCCCCCGCACCCGACGTTCTATGTCCGGCGGGAACATTACCAGCGCCTGGGCGGATTCGACACGCGCTATCGCATCGCCGCGGACTACGAAAACGTGCTCCGCATCCTCTGGAGCGGCGGGGTCAAGCCCGCGTACATCCCGGAGGTGCTGGTCCGTATGCGGACGGGCGGCATCAGTAACCGTTCCTTGCCGAACATCGTGCGTAAATCGTTAGAGGATTTCTCTGCCATGCGCCAAAATGGCATCGGCGCGCTGCAGGGCGTCCTCCTGAAGAACGTCACCAAGCTCCCGCAGCTCGTTCGCCGCGGCGCCCAGATGTCCGCCGCCACGCGCAGCGCCGCTTGA
- a CDS encoding polysaccharide biosynthesis/export family protein, with translation MKSVRFLAVVALVASCGMSMAQSTGATRSMPMGAAPAQQAPDVRGAPAASPPHHLVGIGRDYRVGPNDLLDVEVMDLDNLKRTVRVNAAGAISLPLIGPVNVAGLTSQELEARIADRYREKYLQNPQVSVFIKEFTTERITVEGAVVRPGIFPLTGQITLLRALALAGGFGPIANSSEVMLFRTNEKREREVAVYDVDKIRAGRSDDPVIKGDDLIVVQRDGARAVLRDSIFRDVLDSINPFSVFSR, from the coding sequence GTGAAAAGCGTTCGATTCCTTGCCGTCGTCGCCCTCGTGGCAAGCTGCGGCATGAGCATGGCGCAGTCCACGGGCGCCACGCGGTCGATGCCGATGGGTGCCGCCCCCGCGCAGCAGGCGCCGGACGTGCGCGGCGCGCCCGCGGCCTCGCCCCCCCACCACCTGGTGGGCATCGGCCGCGACTACCGCGTCGGCCCCAACGACCTCCTGGACGTCGAGGTCATGGACCTCGACAACCTCAAGCGCACCGTCCGCGTGAACGCCGCGGGCGCCATCTCGCTTCCGCTGATCGGCCCGGTGAACGTCGCCGGCCTCACCTCGCAGGAGCTCGAGGCGCGCATCGCCGACCGCTATCGCGAGAAATACCTGCAGAACCCGCAGGTGTCGGTCTTCATCAAGGAATTCACCACAGAGCGCATCACGGTCGAAGGCGCCGTGGTCCGGCCCGGCATCTTCCCGCTGACGGGCCAGATCACGCTGCTGCGTGCGCTGGCGCTCGCCGGCGGCTTCGGCCCCATCGCCAATTCGTCCGAGGTGATGCTGTTCCGCACGAACGAGAAGCGCGAAAGGGAAGTGGCCGTGTACGACGTCGACAAGATCCGCGCCGGCCGAAGCGACGACCCCGTCATCAAGGGCGACGACCTGATCGTGGTGCAACGCGACGGCGCCCGCGCCGTGCTCAGGGACTCGATCTTCCGCGACGTGCTGGACTCCATCAATCCGTTCTCCGTCTTCTCACGCTGA
- a CDS encoding GumC family protein: MSDPHLPSTLERASRAAHAVALHQPYELQVGHEGRAEAHAESLTLSDLLRIVYKHKWTLLLVLLVAGGASVVKTLLSTPIYRSTVTMQIERSAPRVVNFNTDANEDQGWYDETIALKTQYELLRSRSLAERVIEELRLFQPTAPTGREAAPPASESSSAAASEPRYIDRILGGYRQLTTPAIRDTAVLGHEAAVNGFLQSLTVEPVRNSRLIRVHIDNHNPELAARIANTTVQSFIAMGLERRMEASSYAQSFLEDQIRQIKAKLEDSERKLNSFAQNKQILSLDEKTNVINQTYLDFSTALGRAEQDRIKHEAALAEIRRSPDSAQQVMESKTIQAYKEAKAKLEIEYQQNLGIYKPDFPKMVQLKGQIEKADAQIKAEIAAIGQAVQSQFETAQKQEALLRQKLGATHRQVLVTQDNSIDLNLLKREVDTNRQLYDGLLQRLKQVGVSGGLTTNNVSIVDKAEAPLLPFKPDLGRNLMFGLGIGLVLGLCMVFLLEYLDDSFKFPDEIERTLGVPLMGIVPLVNRRREEGPSVAIEVHTQPRSPIAEAYRSLRTALQFSTSEGAPRRLVVTSTTRDEGKSTTALSLAINFAQMGARVLLIDADMRNPSVHKQLGTHNDAGLSNLLSGDYGAEALILPTQVPNLSVMTAGPLPPNPVDLLMGPKLAGLLDHSTANGFQYVIVDAPPLLGIADSIVLGSQIQNILFVVQASRTRKGHIKDALRRLRLAGLVPRGIVLTQVHRHATHADYESYYGYGAVEKKAGIAGGQPAA; this comes from the coding sequence ATGTCCGACCCCCACCTGCCATCCACTCTGGAGCGCGCCTCGCGCGCCGCACACGCGGTCGCGCTGCACCAGCCCTACGAGCTGCAGGTCGGCCACGAGGGCCGCGCCGAAGCGCATGCCGAATCGCTCACGCTCTCCGACCTGCTGCGCATCGTCTACAAGCACAAGTGGACGCTTCTCCTCGTGTTGCTCGTGGCCGGCGGCGCATCGGTCGTCAAGACACTGCTCAGCACGCCGATCTATCGCTCCACCGTGACGATGCAGATCGAGCGCTCGGCGCCGCGCGTGGTGAACTTCAACACCGATGCCAACGAAGACCAGGGCTGGTACGACGAGACCATCGCCCTCAAGACGCAATACGAGTTGCTGCGCAGCCGCTCGCTCGCCGAGCGCGTGATCGAGGAGCTGCGCCTGTTCCAGCCCACGGCCCCCACGGGACGCGAGGCCGCGCCGCCCGCCAGCGAAAGCTCTTCCGCGGCGGCCAGCGAGCCGCGCTATATCGACCGCATCCTGGGCGGATACCGCCAGCTCACCACCCCCGCCATCCGCGACACGGCGGTGCTCGGGCACGAGGCGGCCGTCAACGGCTTCCTGCAGTCGCTGACGGTGGAACCGGTACGCAATTCACGCCTCATTCGCGTCCACATCGACAACCACAACCCCGAGCTGGCAGCGCGCATCGCCAACACCACCGTGCAGTCGTTCATCGCGATGGGACTGGAGCGCCGCATGGAGGCGTCGTCGTACGCCCAGTCCTTCCTCGAGGACCAGATCCGCCAGATCAAGGCAAAGCTCGAAGACTCGGAACGCAAGCTCAACAGCTTCGCTCAGAACAAGCAAATCCTGTCCCTCGACGAAAAGACGAACGTCATCAACCAGACGTACCTCGATTTCTCCACCGCGCTCGGCCGGGCTGAACAGGACCGCATCAAGCACGAGGCGGCGCTGGCCGAAATCCGGCGCAGTCCGGACAGCGCCCAGCAGGTGATGGAGAGCAAGACCATCCAGGCCTACAAGGAAGCCAAGGCGAAGCTGGAGATCGAATACCAGCAGAACCTGGGCATCTACAAGCCCGACTTCCCGAAGATGGTGCAACTGAAGGGCCAGATCGAAAAAGCCGATGCGCAGATCAAGGCGGAAATCGCCGCTATCGGCCAAGCCGTGCAGTCGCAGTTCGAAACTGCGCAAAAGCAGGAGGCGCTGCTGCGCCAGAAGCTCGGCGCCACCCACCGCCAGGTCCTCGTCACGCAAGACAACAGCATCGACCTGAACCTGCTCAAGCGCGAAGTCGACACCAACCGCCAGCTGTATGACGGCCTGCTGCAGCGCCTCAAGCAAGTGGGCGTCTCGGGCGGCCTCACCACGAACAACGTCTCCATCGTGGACAAGGCCGAGGCCCCCCTGCTCCCGTTCAAACCCGACCTCGGCCGCAACCTGATGTTTGGTCTGGGCATCGGCCTCGTCCTTGGCCTTTGCATGGTGTTCCTGCTCGAATACCTCGACGACTCCTTCAAGTTCCCGGACGAAATCGAGCGCACGCTGGGCGTGCCGTTGATGGGCATCGTTCCGCTGGTGAATCGCCGGCGCGAGGAGGGGCCTTCGGTTGCCATCGAAGTGCACACGCAGCCGCGTTCGCCAATCGCAGAAGCCTACCGCTCCCTGCGGACGGCCCTGCAGTTCTCCACCTCGGAGGGCGCGCCGCGGCGCCTGGTCGTGACCAGCACCACGCGCGACGAAGGCAAGAGCACCACGGCGCTGTCCCTGGCGATCAACTTCGCGCAAATGGGCGCCCGCGTGCTGCTGATCGACGCCGACATGCGCAACCCGTCGGTGCACAAGCAGCTGGGTACGCACAACGACGCGGGCCTGTCCAACCTGCTCTCCGGCGACTACGGGGCTGAGGCGCTGATCCTCCCGACGCAGGTGCCCAACCTGAGCGTGATGACGGCCGGCCCCCTGCCGCCGAACCCCGTGGACCTGCTCATGGGACCCAAGCTCGCGGGCCTGCTCGATCATTCCACGGCGAACGGCTTCCAGTACGTGATCGTGGATGCGCCTCCGCTGCTGGGCATCGCGGACTCCATCGTGCTGGGTAGCCAGATCCAGAACATCCTGTTCGTCGTGCAGGCCAGCCGCACCCGCAAGGGACACATCAAGGACGCACTGCGCCGGCTGCGCCTGGCCGGCCTGGTGCCGCGCGGCATCGTGCTGACGCAGGTTCACCGCCACGCCACGCACGCGGACTACGAGTCGTACTACGGCTACGGCGCCGTCGAGAAGAAGGCGGGCATCGCGGGCGGCCAACCCGCCGCCTGA
- a CDS encoding J domain-containing protein produces the protein MASPREESSLHAALLEFHRHPGRHSPALREPPALFAAIPAVLQVAAGRAGGEHNVQLREAACAFVRAALVFPGASHYAILGLQSGCTTDQVKEHYRLLMRLMHPDFAAAGSWPADAAARLNLAYEVLTMPAHRIRYDRELAAKPVPVRVPAPERALPRAPISRRRMPMEARKLLMLLAGGFGAVGSLGVAALWLSGSERDGLIQRPIVSLLSAPRARDAAPQPAPTPQPATTLRERPAVAATVVAATLEGSEPARGLTQPSSAPVIEPAVVATLVAAPAPATPPPPSPAAPAPAPVAVLAPAAPVPVAPAPAAKTPGITLAEAQPLLAAVLQQLETGRGDRLVALAEREARVAPGAQALSRQVDGLSQGRTLRVSQAHFRVEPAEDRLVVIGNLQVTSTDEAEGSRPKPLVLRVEFAARRGGAAIAGLSSMTRPEQ, from the coding sequence ATGGCGTCCCCGCGCGAAGAGTCCTCGCTCCACGCCGCGCTGCTGGAGTTCCACCGGCATCCGGGACGCCACTCGCCTGCCTTGCGCGAGCCGCCGGCCCTCTTCGCCGCGATCCCGGCAGTCCTGCAGGTCGCCGCGGGGCGCGCGGGCGGCGAACACAACGTGCAACTTCGCGAGGCCGCTTGTGCCTTCGTGCGGGCTGCACTCGTGTTTCCCGGGGCCAGCCACTACGCCATCCTCGGGCTGCAGTCCGGCTGCACCACCGACCAGGTGAAGGAGCACTACCGGCTGCTGATGCGCCTGATGCACCCCGACTTCGCCGCGGCGGGAAGCTGGCCGGCGGACGCGGCGGCTCGACTGAATTTGGCCTACGAGGTCCTCACGATGCCGGCCCACCGCATAAGGTACGACCGCGAGCTCGCGGCGAAGCCTGTGCCTGTTAGGGTGCCCGCACCAGAACGTGCACTGCCGCGTGCGCCGATCTCCCGGCGGCGAATGCCCATGGAGGCGCGAAAGCTGTTGATGCTCCTGGCGGGGGGATTCGGCGCGGTCGGGTCGTTGGGCGTCGCCGCGCTGTGGCTGTCCGGCAGCGAGCGCGACGGGCTTATCCAGCGACCCATCGTGTCGCTGTTGTCCGCGCCGCGCGCTCGCGATGCCGCGCCGCAGCCGGCACCCACCCCGCAACCTGCAACCACCTTGCGGGAACGTCCGGCCGTGGCTGCCACTGTCGTCGCTGCAACGCTCGAAGGCAGTGAACCGGCGCGCGGCTTGACTCAGCCCTCTTCAGCCCCGGTGATCGAACCTGCCGTGGTGGCGACTCTGGTTGCGGCCCCCGCGCCGGCCACTCCGCCTCCGCCGTCCCCGGCTGCACCCGCACCGGCGCCCGTTGCGGTGCTTGCTCCCGCCGCGCCCGTGCCAGTTGCACCCGCGCCGGCCGCGAAGACCCCCGGAATCACGCTCGCGGAAGCGCAGCCGCTGCTCGCCGCCGTGTTACAGCAGCTGGAAACCGGACGCGGCGATAGGCTGGTCGCATTGGCCGAGCGCGAAGCTCGGGTCGCTCCTGGCGCGCAAGCGCTCTCGCGCCAGGTGGACGGCCTCAGCCAAGGGCGCACTCTACGGGTTTCGCAGGCGCATTTCCGCGTCGAACCGGCGGAAGATCGACTCGTCGTCATCGGGAACCTGCAGGTGACGTCCACCGACGAGGCGGAGGGCAGCCGGCCCAAACCGCTCGTGCTGCGCGTGGAGTTCGCGGCCCGCCGCGGTGGCGCGGCCATCGCCGGCCTGAGCAGCATGACGCGGCCCGAGCAATGA
- a CDS encoding O-antigen ligase family protein, translating into MLAAPLMRGGNRHAALIVLEALGLVALVSLFAQPTARARLSWPGRMASAAQWLLVVSPAVLAIVYLVPIPLAAWSALPGREFYVRAMGEAGVTAPPWLAISLVPQVTAASLLAGIPMVAAFLVGRACKLEQLKVLARIVVCVAWFQVVLGLLQVASGQDSPLYFGAGSQRPVGTFANSNHYANYLAAALILYIWQAFEPRSITRHENAIAWFAGGMLLVLGIVISRSRGAAATGLSAAVVAFAWAAAARSEDPGRKRRMMLLLPAAAATITALVGLDFLLSRLSSADLAGSASFRASLTRTTLAGAAELWPLGAGWGAYPSAYPRFQSADIPGFANHAHQDYAEMLFDGGVFALILVAAFVFLAAPRAASLVRTSAGEQRETRASALCGLGLLGFLLHSLVEFNMHIPANAILASLLAGVYLRPLDEEVSRP; encoded by the coding sequence ATGCTCGCCGCGCCATTGATGCGAGGAGGGAACCGGCACGCCGCATTGATCGTGCTCGAAGCCCTGGGCCTGGTGGCGCTGGTATCGTTGTTCGCGCAGCCCACGGCGAGGGCGCGGCTTTCCTGGCCGGGCCGGATGGCTTCCGCCGCTCAATGGCTTCTCGTGGTCAGTCCGGCCGTCTTGGCGATCGTCTACCTCGTGCCCATCCCGTTAGCCGCGTGGTCGGCATTGCCCGGGCGCGAATTCTACGTGCGCGCGATGGGCGAGGCCGGTGTGACTGCCCCCCCTTGGCTCGCAATCTCGCTGGTCCCGCAAGTAACGGCCGCGTCGCTGCTGGCCGGCATTCCGATGGTCGCGGCCTTCCTGGTGGGGCGGGCGTGCAAGCTCGAGCAATTGAAGGTATTGGCGCGGATTGTCGTGTGCGTCGCCTGGTTCCAGGTGGTGCTCGGCCTGCTACAGGTCGCCAGCGGCCAGGACTCGCCGCTCTACTTCGGCGCCGGAAGCCAGCGTCCCGTCGGCACGTTCGCCAACAGCAACCACTATGCCAACTACCTGGCAGCCGCGCTGATCCTCTACATCTGGCAGGCCTTCGAACCGCGCTCGATCACCCGGCATGAAAACGCGATCGCATGGTTCGCAGGTGGGATGCTACTCGTGCTCGGGATCGTGATTTCGCGCTCTCGGGGCGCCGCCGCCACGGGGCTGAGCGCAGCAGTCGTCGCATTTGCATGGGCGGCTGCCGCCCGCAGCGAAGACCCCGGCCGCAAGCGCAGGATGATGCTCCTGCTGCCCGCAGCGGCAGCGACGATCACCGCCCTGGTGGGGCTCGACTTTTTGCTATCCCGCCTAAGCTCCGCGGACCTTGCAGGCTCCGCATCCTTTCGCGCATCGCTGACGCGCACAACGCTGGCTGGCGCGGCCGAACTGTGGCCGCTGGGGGCCGGGTGGGGCGCATACCCGTCCGCCTATCCGCGCTTCCAGTCTGCCGACATCCCCGGGTTCGCCAACCATGCGCACCAAGACTATGCGGAAATGCTGTTTGACGGCGGCGTGTTCGCGCTCATTCTCGTGGCCGCTTTCGTTTTCTTGGCGGCGCCGCGCGCCGCCTCGCTGGTGCGGACCTCTGCCGGCGAGCAACGCGAGACGCGCGCCTCCGCACTGTGCGGCCTAGGCCTGCTCGGCTTCCTGCTGCACTCGCTGGTCGAGTTCAACATGCACATTCCGGCCAACGCAATCCTCGCGTCGCTGCTGGCGGGCGTGTACCTGCGCCCCCTGGATGAAGAGGTGAGCCGCCCATGA
- a CDS encoding NADPH-dependent FMN reductase, translating to MKLLVFAGSTRTGSYNRKLAHVVARMAAAAGAEVTHIELADFDIPMYNADLEARGTPADVMRLKQLMYEHPAWIICTPEYNASYPALVKNTLDWVSSPVKGDPVWGDDFRSSRGKVVGVLSASPGALGGLRSQSHLIPLLMNLKCWVCPTVFALSRAGDAFDAQGELVADASKKRVQAVIDEVLDAARRLAP from the coding sequence ATGAAACTGCTCGTCTTCGCCGGCAGCACGCGCACCGGCTCCTACAACCGCAAGCTCGCGCACGTCGTCGCGCGCATGGCGGCGGCAGCGGGCGCCGAAGTCACGCACATCGAGCTCGCCGACTTCGACATCCCCATGTACAACGCCGACCTCGAGGCGCGCGGCACGCCGGCCGACGTGATGCGGCTGAAGCAACTCATGTACGAGCACCCGGCGTGGATCATCTGCACGCCCGAGTACAACGCCAGCTACCCGGCGCTGGTGAAGAACACGCTCGACTGGGTGTCCAGCCCCGTCAAGGGCGACCCGGTGTGGGGCGACGACTTCCGCTCCTCGCGCGGCAAGGTGGTGGGCGTGCTCAGCGCCTCGCCCGGCGCGCTGGGCGGGCTGCGCTCGCAAAGCCACCTCATCCCGCTGCTGATGAACCTCAAGTGCTGGGTCTGCCCCACGGTATTCGCGCTGTCCCGCGCGGGTGACGCGTTCGATGCGCAAGGCGAGCTCGTCGCCGACGCCTCGAAGAAGCGCGTGCAGGCCGTGATCGACGAGGTGCTGGACGCGGCGCGGCGCCTCGCGCCCTAG
- a CDS encoding Crp/Fnr family transcriptional regulator has translation MKSTDELLPRLSANPWFASLPLRERRAMLAASEPVRLRAGEMLFRQGDAVGAGRGAFYGLVEGHLKVSSLREDGKEAILVVLEAGNWFGEISLIDRLPRTHDATALGAASVLAMPNEAFDALMQRAPFAQAVCRLLAARTRSLYGMVEDATLRSTRARIARRLLLLARGDATQSLHSRRDVPVSQEALAMMLGITRQTLSKELKGLVEAGAVTLGYGRIGIESLIALERLAGAT, from the coding sequence ATGAAGAGCACGGACGAGCTGCTGCCGCGCCTGTCGGCCAACCCCTGGTTCGCCTCGCTGCCGCTGCGCGAGCGCCGCGCGATGCTGGCGGCGTCGGAGCCCGTGCGGCTGCGCGCCGGCGAGATGCTGTTTCGCCAGGGCGACGCCGTCGGCGCCGGGCGCGGCGCGTTCTACGGGCTGGTCGAAGGGCACCTGAAGGTGTCGAGCCTGCGCGAGGACGGCAAGGAGGCGATCCTCGTCGTGCTGGAGGCGGGCAACTGGTTCGGCGAGATCTCGCTGATCGATCGCCTGCCGCGCACGCACGACGCGACGGCGCTCGGCGCGGCGAGCGTGCTGGCCATGCCGAACGAAGCCTTCGATGCGCTGATGCAGCGTGCGCCGTTCGCGCAGGCGGTGTGCCGCCTGCTCGCGGCGCGCACGCGCTCGCTGTACGGCATGGTGGAAGACGCGACGCTGCGCTCGACGCGCGCGCGCATCGCGCGGCGCCTGCTGCTGCTGGCGCGCGGCGACGCCACGCAGTCGCTGCACTCGCGCCGCGACGTGCCGGTGTCGCAGGAAGCGCTGGCGATGATGCTGGGCATCACGCGCCAGACGCTGTCGAAGGAGTTGAAGGGGCTGGTGGAAGCCGGCGCGGTGACGCTCGGCTACGGGCGCATCGGGATCGAGTCGCTGATCGCGCTGGAGCGCCTGGCCGGCGCCACCTAG
- a CDS encoding class II aldolase/adducin family protein, with protein sequence MEIASLQKVVSAQEWELRVQLAACYRLVAMYGWSDLVFTHISARIPGPEHHFLINPYGLMFDEITASSLVKVDHRCNKVIDSPFPVNPAGFTIHSCIHEVREDAACVLHTHTRAGVAVSAQKHGLLPISQQSTFVLPYLAYHNYEGVALRDDERPRLQQNLGTKRFLMLRNHGLLVVGRDIAEAFLNMYTFENACRIQIDALAGGSQLIPIDPRIMENMEQVMKVVSSGAGPMIAWPALLRRLERTDPSYRT encoded by the coding sequence ATGGAGATCGCATCGCTGCAGAAAGTCGTGAGCGCGCAGGAGTGGGAATTGCGCGTGCAGCTGGCCGCCTGTTACCGCCTGGTCGCGATGTACGGCTGGAGCGACCTGGTGTTCACGCACATCAGCGCGCGCATCCCCGGCCCCGAGCACCACTTCCTGATCAATCCCTACGGCCTGATGTTCGACGAGATCACGGCCTCGTCGCTGGTGAAGGTCGACCACCGGTGCAACAAGGTGATCGACTCGCCGTTTCCGGTGAACCCCGCCGGCTTCACCATCCACAGCTGCATCCACGAGGTGCGCGAGGACGCCGCGTGCGTGCTGCACACGCACACCCGCGCCGGCGTGGCCGTCAGCGCGCAGAAGCACGGCCTCCTGCCCATCTCGCAGCAGAGCACCTTCGTGCTGCCGTACCTCGCGTACCACAACTACGAAGGCGTGGCGCTGCGCGACGACGAGCGCCCGCGCCTGCAGCAGAACCTGGGCACCAAGCGCTTCCTCATGCTGCGCAACCACGGCCTGCTGGTCGTGGGGCGCGACATCGCGGAGGCGTTCCTCAACATGTACACCTTCGAGAACGCCTGCCGCATCCAGATCGACGCGCTCGCCGGCGGCAGCCAGCTGATCCCGATCGATCCGCGCATCATGGAGAACATGGAGCAGGTGATGAAGGTGGTGTCCAGCGGCGCCGGCCCGATGATCGCGTGGCCCGCCCTGCTGCGGCGCCTGGAGCGCACCGACCCCAGCTACAGGACCTGA